One genomic window of Anthonomus grandis grandis chromosome 3, icAntGran1.3, whole genome shotgun sequence includes the following:
- the LOC126734313 gene encoding uncharacterized protein LOC126734313 — MEDLRKLKIKRGNIKGYLTRTKSFLDSIDLDYLTELNLIQIKTRLDNVEPLLCQFNDVQSDIECQMTLESQSDEDSSKIFEEESLNRTSVVINNNAVSTHDAQNVVPSKPSIKLPDLKLPVFNGSYEKWLEFRDAFQAIVHKNVHLSDVEKFFYLKSFLEGEPLQAIANLQVTNDNYSNAWSILSDRSLKSLGQEVDQWDTLIVFMLINKFDSVTRREWESFPIKGELPGLEDVNKFLKAKCELLEKLEASKQDVNKMKLCSNCFSPDHTQNNCPKSNICRQCGEKHNSLLHLNIQSPVAPVHSRPFVSVNSPPPVTNGIENSTHENAVALSATIGEVNHVDSNVKATLSLLVTAKIRVFDSRGNIFIIRALLDPGSQSNFISESLVSKLGLKRQNVDYEIRGLAQALLATSSSRVNVTIMSNICDDFKEIIPCLVISKITQDLPYMSFNISQWKIPGNISLADDTFNVRGNIDMLLGNDIFYRILLMNQICSPGMPVLQNSRLGWIVAGNFNPKCIPVSENRVLACHSFEQSIDQSLTKFWELEECESNSKVLSKSEQDCEEHFVSSFARNSEGRFVVKYPFKENLHQLGFSKQMAYKRLIYLEKRLLKDEVLKEDYIAFLNEYRDLGHMTKVKNFSIDSSDSNKYCYLPHHAVVKEGNLTTKVRVVFDASAQTDTGLSLNDVQHVGPTIQNDLLAILLNFRIYPFVINADITKMYRQVLIDPSQRGYQRILWKNIGDLSAEIECFELNTVTYGCASSPFLAVRCLYQLGLEYKDKYPKASQAIMNCFYLDDLLAGEFSQAALLQLQHEISFILNTAGFKLRKWLSNKSELVSQFEIDKNEFSSILQLGEGQQNKTLGLFWDAAQDSIHYSIINGDVPKRITKRLILSITSQIFDPLGLLGPIIVVAKLILQTLWQNRLSWDESVPQSLAERWLEFYKDLQFLSQVNVPRYVLADNWKILQVHGFADASEKAYGGCVYLVSFSSTGEYISSHLILAKSRVAPLKKITLPRLELCAAVVTVKLVEKVRNSICVSIDHCVYWTDSSIALCWIQACPSRWKTFVANRVTEVQNLSIPENWHHIRSEMNPADCLSRGTSAAYLLSLELWWKGPIDIFSSPPPDMQNLIEPKFDIPEQRVLSHYGGVEETFEFDFLRYSALLKLQRIISYCFRFYHRLKSKVKKNGPISSDELNCALICLLRICQLQSFSKEYVALKRKDLVSNSSRILCLNPFLDNEGLIRVGGRIQRANISTEQKHPIILHPKHMLTSLILRLEHVKLLHCGPQQLLYSIRQRFWPISGRRICRSIVRSCVVCFKAKPISQNYLMGSLPESRLTAFQPVFTHTGIDYAGPISIRDRKTRNPKILKAYICIFVCMSTKCVHLDVVTDLTTSAFIAVLKRFIARRGKPLHIYSDNGSNFVGANSVLFDFLRSNSDKIGSTLSTESISWHFNPPRAPNFGGLGEAGVKGFKFHLKRIMGDSKLSYEDLSTVIIQIEGVLNSRPISPLSTDPQDPTPLTPGHFLVGKPLTAIPEPVYTEVAENRLNKYQSLQAMIQHFWKRWSLEYISELQSRLKWKKSYVTLLKVGSLVIVKKDNVPVCKWKVGRVLELHPGPDNITRVVTLKCADGSVYKRAISKICVLPVE; from the exons ATGGAGGATCTAcgtaaattaaagataaaaagggGAAATATCAAGGGATATTTAACCAGGACCAAGTCCTTTTTAGACTCTATTGATTTAGATTATTTGACCgaattaaatttgatacaaaTTAAGACAAGATTAGATAACGTTGAACCTCTTTTGTGTCAGTTTAACGATGTTCAATCTGACATCGAATGTCAAATGACCTTGGAATCGCAAAGTGATGAGGattctagtaaaatttttgaGGAAGAGTCTTTGAACAGA ACTTCGGTAGTCATTAATAATAACGCAGTTAGTACTCATGACGCGCAAAATGTGGTCCCATCTAAACCCTCAATAAAATTACCTGATCTGAAGTTGCCGGTTTTTAATGGGTCGTATGAAAAATGGCTCGAATTTAGAGATGCGTTTCAAGCCATTGTTCATAAAAATGTGCATCTATCGGACGTTGAaaagttcttttatttaaaatcctttcTTGAAGGTGAACCTTTACAAGCCATTGCTAATTTGCAAGTTACGAATGACAACTATTCaaatgcttggtcaatattgtCAGATAG atcaTTAAAAAGTCTTGGGCAAGAAGTTGATCAGTGGGACACATTAATCGTGTTTATgctgataaataaatttgattctgTGACCCGTCGCGAATGGGAAAGTTTTCCCATAAAAGGTGAGTTGCCAGGATTGGAAGatgttaataagtttttaaaagcaAAGTGCGAACTACTTGAGAAGTTGGAGGCTTCAAAACAGGATG taaataaaatgaaactgtGTAGTAATTGTTTTAGTCCTGATCATACCCAAAATAATTGTCCTAAATCTAATATTTGTCGTCAATGTGGAGAAAAACATAATTCATTATTGCATTTAAACATCCAGTCTCCGGTTGCGCCCGTGCATAGTAGGCCTTTCGTTTCGGTCAACTCCCCTCCGCCAGTAACGAACGGGATCGAGAATTCGACTCATGAAAATGCCGTAGCTTTGAGCGCCACAATAGGGGAAGTCAACCACGTGGATTCGAATGTTAAGGCAACGTTGTCGCTTTTAGTAACAGCTAAAATACGGGTTTTCGATTCACgcggaaatatttttataatcagaGCGTTGTTGGATCCAGGGTCGCAAAGTAACTTTATATCGGAGAGTTTGGTTAGTAAATTAGGTTTAAAGCGGCAAAATGTTGATTATGAGATTAGGGGTTTGGCTCAGGCATTGTTAGCTACATCGAGTTCTCGAGTAAACGTAACTATTATGTCGAATATTTGTGacgattttaaagaaataattccttgtttagtaatttcaaaaattacgcAAGATTTGCCTTATAtgtcttttaatatttctcagTGGAAAATTCCAGGGAATATAAGCTTGGCTGATGATACATTTAATGTACGGGGTAATATTGATATGTTGTTAGgtaatgatatattttatagaattcTACTTATGAATCAAATTTGTAGCCCGGGCATGCCTGTTCTTCAGAATAGTAGGTTGGGATGGATTGTTGCAGGTAACTTTAATCCAAAATGTATACCTGTTTCTGAGAATAGAGTTTTGGCATGTCATTCTTTTGAGCAGAGTATTGATCAAAGCTTAACTAAATTTTGGGAACTGGAGGAATGCGAGTCAAATAGTAAAGTTTTGTCGAAATCTGAACAAGATTGTGAAGAACATTTTGTGAGCAGCTTCGCGCGCAATTCCGAAGGTCGTTTCGTAGTTAAATACCCCTTTAAAGAGAATTTACATCAGCTAGGTTTTTCAAAACAGATGGCGTAtaaaagattaatttatttagaaaaaagattaCTTAAAGATGAAGTTTTAAAAGAGGATTATATAGCGTTTCTTAATGAATATAGAGATCTGGGACACATGACTAAAGTTAAAAACTTTTCTATCGACTCGAGTGATTCGAATAAATATTGCTATTTACCACATCATGCTGTGGTTAAAGAGGGTAACTTAACGACCAAAGTCAGGGTTGTTTTTGATGCTTCGGCTCAAACTGATACGGGACTCTCTTTAAACGATGTACAGCATGTTGGTCCCACAATTCAAAATGATTTATTGGCTATTCTTTTAAACTTCCGAATTTATCCTTTCGTGATTAATGCAGATATCACAAAAATGTACCGACAGGTATTAATTGACCCTAGTCAACGTGGATATCAAAGAAtattatggaaaaatattggcgatTTATCcgcagaaattgaatgttttgaGCTTAATACCGTCACTTACGGTTGTGCCTCCTCGCCATTCTTAGCGGTCCGTTGCTTATATCAGTTGGGTTTGGAGTATAAAGATAAATATCCCAAAGCAAGTCAAGCGATTATGAATTGCTTCtatttagatgatttattaGCTGGGGAGTTTTCGCAAGCTGCTCTATTGCAACTTCAGCATGaaatttcttttattctcaATACCGCGGGTTTTAAGCTTCGGAAGTGGCTTTCAAATAAGTCTGAGCTGGTATCACAAtttgaaattgataaaaatgagTTTTCCAGCATTTTACAATTAGGTGAAGgccaacaaaataaaacattggGTTTATTCTGGGATGCCGCGCAGGACTCTATTCATTATTCCATAATAAATGGTGATGTACctaaaagaataacaaaaagaTTAATTCTGTCTATCACTAGTCAGATATTTGATCCACTTGGATTACTAGGTCCAATTATTGTAGTTgcaaaattaatattgcaaACTCTTTGGCAGAATCGCCTATCATGGGACGAGTCAGTTCCTCAAAGTCTAGCAGAAAGGTGGCTAGAGTTTTATAAAGATTTGCAATTTCTAAGTCAGGTAAATGTCCCTCGCTATGTTTTGGCTGATAATTGGAAGATTTTGCAAGTTCACGGTTTTGCAGATGCATCGGAAAAGGCTTACGGTGGTTGCGTATATTTGGTTTCATTTTCATCTACGGGCGAATATATTTCTTCGCATTTAATATTGGCTAAGTCTCGTGTGGCgccattaaagaaaattacccTTCCGAGGTTGGAGCTTTGTGCCGCGGTTGTCACGGTTAAGTTGGTTGAGAAGGTCAGAAATTCAATATGTGTGTCAATTGACCATTGTGTTTATTGGACTGATTCGTCAATCGCATTGTGCTGGATTCAAGCTTGCCCCAGTAGGTGGAAAACTTTCGTAGCAAACCGGGTAACTGAAGTTCAGAATTTATCTATCCCTGAAAATTGGCACCATATTAGATCAGAGATGAATCCAGCAGATTGCCTTTCTAGAGGAACTTCCGCTGCTTATTTGCTTTCCTTAGAGTTGTGGTGGAAAGGGCCTATTGACATATTTTCTAGTCCACCTCCCGATATGCAAAATCTAATAGAACCTAAATTTGATATACCAGAACAAAGGGTTTTGAGTCATTATGGAGGTGTAGAAGAGAcatttgaatttgattttttaagatattcagCTTTATTAAAGTTACAGCGAATTATTTCGTATTGTTTTCGGTTTTATCATCGTCTTAAGTCAAAGGTTAAGAAAAATGGTCCCATTAGTAGTGACGAGTTGAATTGTGCTCTTATTTGCTTGTTAAGGATCTGTCAATTACAATCGTTTTCTAAAGAATATGTTGCTTTGAAAAGAAAGGATCTGGTGTCAAATTCAAGTCGTATCTTATGTTTGAATCCTTTCTTGGATAATGAAGGCTTGATAAGAGTTGGAGGACGCATTCAAAGGGCAAACATCTCTACGGAACAGAAACATCCTATTATTTTGCATCCTAAGCATATGTTGACTTCTTTAATATTAAGGCTGGAACATGTAAAATTACTTCATTGCGGGCCTCAACAGCTCTTATATTCAATTCGACAACGTTTTTGGCCAATTTCTGGTCGAAGAATTTGCAGATCTATAGTAAGGAGTTGTGTTGTATGTTTCAAGGCAAAACCAATTTCTCAAAACTATTTGATGGGCAGCTTACCTGAAAGTCGATTAACCGCATTCCAACCAGTGTTTACACATACGGGCATTGATTATGCTGGTCCTATATCCATAAGAGATAGGAAAACCAGAAATCCGAAAATTTTAAAGGcctatatatgtatttttgtgtGTATGAGTACCAAATGCGTTCACTTGGATGTGGTAACTGATTTAACTACTTCAGCTTTTATTGCGGTATTAAAGCGTTTTATTGCCAGACGTGGAAAACCTTTACATATCTATTCGGACAACGGTTCAAATTTTGTTGGAGCCAATTCAGTACTTTTTGATTTCCTAAGGTCAAATTCCGACAAAATAGGTTCAACTTTGTCCACGGAAAGTATCTCTTGGCATTTTAATCCGCCTAGAGCTCCCAACTTCGGTGGGTTGGGGGAAGCCGGCGTaaaagggtttaagtttcactTAAAGCGGATTATGGGTGATTCTAAATTATCTTATGAGGACCTGAGTACAGTGATAATCCAAATTGAAGGAGTGTTAAACTCCCGACCAATATCACCATTATCTACGGACCCGCAAGACCCCACTCCACTCACTCCTGGACATTTTTTGGTGGGAAAACCCCTCACTGCTATTCCGGAGCCAGTTTATACCGAAGTTGCAGAGAATCGTCTCAATAAATACCAAAGTCTTCAAGCTATGATCCAGCACTTCTGGAAGAGATGGAGTTTGGAGTACATATCCGAGTTACAGTCACGTCTCAAATGGAAGAAGTCCTATGTAACTTTGTTAAAGGTCGGCAGTCTAGTGATCGTCAAAAAAGACAATGTTCCAGTTTGCAAATGGAAGGTTGGACGTGTCCTTGAACTTCATCCAGGTCCAGATAATATCACGCGTGTTGTGACTTTGAAATGTGCTGATGGTTCAGTGTATAAACGTGCAATCTCTAAAATTTGTGTATTGCCAGTAGAATAA